The window GGCGTGGACCCGCCCTCGTGGTGGATCCACGACGGGCGGCACGACGTGCTGCTGAGCGACGCCGACCGGACGCGCTGGCGGGACGACGGCTGGTGGTGGCCGACCGTCATCGCGGTGCTGGCCGTGGCCGTGCTGCTCGCCCTGTGGTGGCTCGTCGCGGTGCTGCGGCGGCGCCGGCTCACCGAGGTGCTCGTCGACACCGGCGACGGCGAGGGCGCGCTGCTGAGAGGGCGGGCCCTGGAGGGCGTACTGGGCGGTGAGGCGGGCGCCTTGGACGGGGTGCGGGGCGCGCGGGTGTCGCTCACCGGGCGGCGCGGCGGCCCCGGGGCGCGGGTGCGGCTGCTGCTGGAGCCGCACGCCGACCCCGAGGACACCCTGTACCGGCTGACGACGGAGGCACTCGCCCACGCGAGGGACTCGGCCGGCCTCACGTCCCTCCCGACGGAGGTCCGCCTGCACGGCGCCAGACACGCCGCGGAAAGGGTCACCTGAGCCGCGCCCCTGGGACACGGCTGAGGGGCGCGGGGAACTGCGCGACCGGCCCCCACGGCCCGCGGGCGAAGGACGACCGTCAGGAACGGGACGGCCGTACGGGTCTTGAACCCAAGCGATCCGCGGGTTCACAGCCCGTACGGCCCACGGGTTCAGAACCCGTGCCGGGCCCCACCGTCGACCGGCACCATGATCCCCGTCAGATAGGACGCCGCGGGCGACAGGAGAAACGCGGCCGTTCGGCCGAACTCCTCCGGCCTCCCGTACCGGCGGAGCGGAATCCGCGCCTCGTTGGCAGCCCGGGCGGCCTCCGGATCGGCCGAGTACCCGTCCAGCTCCCGCACGCGGTCCGTGTCGATCCGGGCCGGCAGCACACCGACCACCCGGATGCCGCGCGGGCCGAGCTCGTCGGAGAGGGACTTGGCGAAGCCCGCGAGCCCGGGACGCAGACCGTTGGAGATCGTCAGACCGGGAATCGGCTCGTGCACCGAGCCGGAGAGCACGAAGCCGATGACCCCGCCCTCGCCCAGCTCGGCGGCGGCCGCACGCGCCAGCCGGACCGCGCCGAGGAAGACCGACTCGAACGCCGACTGCCACTGCTCGTCCGTGTTGTCGGCGACGAAACCGGGCGGCGGGCCGCCGACGCTGACCAGGATGCCGTCGAAGCCGCCGAAGCGCTCCCGGGCGGCCGCGATCAGGCTCTGGGGGGCCGCGGGGTCGGCGTTGTGCACGGCCACGCCGTGCGCGTTCGGGCCGAGCGCCGCGGCCGCCTCGCCCACCGTCTTCTCGTCGCGCCCGGTGATGACCACCTTCGCGCCGTCGCCGACGAGTTCACGGGCGCAGGCGTGGCCCAGGCCGCGCGTTGCTCCGGTGACGACGTAGACGCGGTCCTTCAGTCCAAGATCCATGGCTCCTATCC of the Streptomyces aurantiacus genome contains:
- the amaP gene encoding alkaline shock response membrane anchor protein AmaP; this encodes MLRIANRVLLGLAGLLLVVLGGSVLAIGLGVDPPSWWIHDGRHDVLLSDADRTRWRDDGWWWPTVIAVLAVAVLLALWWLVAVLRRRRLTEVLVDTGDGEGALLRGRALEGVLGGEAGALDGVRGARVSLTGRRGGPGARVRLLLEPHADPEDTLYRLTTEALAHARDSAGLTSLPTEVRLHGARHAAERVT
- a CDS encoding SDR family oxidoreductase, with protein sequence MDLGLKDRVYVVTGATRGLGHACARELVGDGAKVVITGRDEKTVGEAAAALGPNAHGVAVHNADPAAPQSLIAAARERFGGFDGILVSVGGPPPGFVADNTDEQWQSAFESVFLGAVRLARAAAAELGEGGVIGFVLSGSVHEPIPGLTISNGLRPGLAGFAKSLSDELGPRGIRVVGVLPARIDTDRVRELDGYSADPEAARAANEARIPLRRYGRPEEFGRTAAFLLSPAASYLTGIMVPVDGGARHGF